AGCGTCAATGGGATGTTCCCACCATACGGCCACGGGGAACTTGGCGTCGGCAAAAAATGTCAGGAGCGGCCTGTAGTTCTGCACCAAGAGCGTCGAAAGCACGGCCCCGACGGCGTTGGGGTGTTCTTTAAGTTTGCAGGGCTTGCCGCTACGGTCAATGAGCTTGCCCGTGGCGTCATTGATGCCGAACAGGGTGAGCTTGTAATGGTTCTTACCGGCGGTCTTGTAAATAAGGCGCAAAAAATCCAGTTCCCGTTCACTTTCGGCGCTGAATCCTCCCCAACTGTTGCAGCGCGTAACGAAGATGAGTTCGCTGAGGGGAGCCTCGTCTCTTTGCTGTTGTTTGCGGTAAAAGACGTACTGGCGGCCTTCTTTTTTCAGGATTCCGCGAGCAACTTTTTCTTCTAGGAACTTGCGGAGCGTGCCCTGCGACACGTTGTAGCGGGCAGAAAGTTCTTTTGAAAGCGGTAGCGGCTGCGAAGGTTTCAGGTAGCCTTGCGCAAAGTCGCGCTCGAATGCCTTGGCGAGTTTTTCGGTGACCGTTTCGTGCACGAAGGGAACTGAGTTCTTAAGCGGGGTGTTTCCCCAGAAACAGCCTTTTCCCTGAATCTTGCATATTTTTCCTGCGGATTCTAGCTCGGCAAGGGCCGCCTGCACCGTGCCCGATGATGCGCCGAAGCTCTTGATCATAGAACGCACTGACGGGAGCCTGTCGCCCTCGGCGAGGTTCATGTCAAGCAAAGCCTTGATAATCCGCTGTTTCATTCCTTTTAATATAAAAAATGCCCGGGCAAGGGGGAACTTGCACGGGCGTGTGGGTGTATGGAGTATCGTTTAGTAGTTGAAATCGACCTGATAGTGAGCCCTATTAGTCTCGCTGACTCGGGCACCCTTGGCGTTGACAGTGCCGCGAACTTCCCGGTTCTGCACTTTGATGCGGTTCTGCAAAATGCCGGTTTCCTGTTCACTACTGGAGCTTGGCGGAGTAAACTGTTCGCTGCTAGAAGACTGCGGCAAGGAGTTGTTAAGC
Above is a genomic segment from Fibrobacter sp. containing:
- a CDS encoding GntR family transcriptional regulator, which gives rise to MKQRIIKALLDMNLAEGDRLPSVRSMIKSFGASSGTVQAALAELESAGKICKIQGKGCFWGNTPLKNSVPFVHETVTEKLAKAFERDFAQGYLKPSQPLPLSKELSARYNVSQGTLRKFLEEKVARGILKKEGRQYVFYRKQQQRDEAPLSELIFVTRCNSWGGFSAESERELDFLRLIYKTAGKNHYKLTLFGINDATGKLIDRSGKPCKLKEHPNAVGAVLSTLLVQNYRPLLTFFADAKFPVAVWWEHPIDAVPKSFLRKDNWIFFNSTFGKTPGKEIGRYLLGLGVTEVGYFSPYHNSSWSKDRLTGLEESGLVVHPYVDAEFASPWDYKQIARKKVEKLSVEIMARSLEKDKLKTLAERALEFQRANSNNMPWICVNDEVAGIFMEMAEENNMEIPQPNIGPTYIAFDNSMESYLLRIPSYDFNTDALVEQIFYYISNPSAFDGIKKIHHILGNVVEK